The following are encoded together in the Candidatus Methylomirabilis oxygeniifera genome:
- a CDS encoding exported protein of unknown function (Evidence 5 : No homology to any previously reported sequences), protein MGHLRRQVRRKLPILWDRLKAHRRRLLMLAPWAYLQSFPVFEGIAVIRNSSRRLG, encoded by the coding sequence ATGGGACATCTGCGGCGGCAGGTGCGCCGGAAACTGCCCATACTCTGGGATAGACTCAAGGCCCACCGCCGACGACTCTTGATGCTTGCACCGTGGGCGTACCTACAATCCTTTCCCGTATTCGAAGGGATCGCAGTTATTAGGAACTCATCCAGACGACTGGGGTGA
- a CDS encoding conserved protein of unknown function (Evidence 4 : Homologs of previously reported genes of unknown function), producing the protein MRTTLNIDDTLLRRAAALTGVDEKTSLVRLGLEALVAKESARRLANLAGTEKRLLPIPRRRSAGPA; encoded by the coding sequence ATGAGAACGACACTCAATATTGACGATACCCTCTTACGTCGCGCAGCCGCACTCACCGGTGTTGACGAGAAAACCTCCCTCGTGCGCCTAGGGCTCGAAGCCTTGGTGGCCAAAGAAAGTGCCCGTCGCTTGGCGAACCTTGCGGGAACCGAGAAACGACTTCTGCCTATTCCAAGGCGTCGCTCCGCCGGACCCGCATGA
- a CDS encoding PilT protein-like — MILVDTSVWIEQLRRGSERLQSLLYDEQVLCHPFIIGELACGTLRNRQEILRLLSVLPQVLVADHEEVVHLVEGRHLYGRGLGWVDVHLLASSILTRCTLWTLDKRLRQVAAALKISM, encoded by the coding sequence ATGATTCTCGTGGATACGTCGGTTTGGATCGAGCAGCTCCGAAGGGGGAGCGAACGTCTTCAGTCTTTGCTCTACGACGAGCAGGTCCTCTGTCATCCTTTCATTATCGGCGAGCTGGCCTGCGGGACGCTGCGGAATCGGCAGGAGATTCTCCGTCTATTGTCGGTTCTGCCTCAGGTTCTCGTTGCGGATCATGAAGAGGTCGTACATCTTGTGGAAGGACGGCACCTCTACGGGCGCGGTCTAGGCTGGGTGGATGTCCATCTCTTGGCTTCATCGATCCTCACGAGATGTACCCTCTGGACACTCGACAAGCGACTGAGACAAGTCGCGGCCGCCCTCAAGATCTCAATGTGA